One genomic region from Ammospiza caudacuta isolate bAmmCau1 chromosome 1, bAmmCau1.pri, whole genome shotgun sequence encodes:
- the TMEM74 gene encoding transmembrane protein 74 encodes MACMELLYLAEESRQVPLGTTTGWSLPPHPYEQQQCEGGEVDARAAAAVAALHCERHCKPLQRGPVAEPPLAPRPSSLGTSPQEHPAPSSTSQPCQPAESLPRDEDGGKKKACCCAQELETSFTYVDENVNLEHARSPPTPTGGQDAPLQQHSCRELPPEWAHDSPSLVSEEDDAASEAAAGKSVDYGFISAILFLVSGILLVIISYVVPRDVTVDPNTVAAREMERLENESARIGAHLDRCVIAGLCLLTLGGVVLSSLLMMSMWKGELYRRSRFASSKESAKLYGSFNFRMKSGANDNMLELSLVEEDVLAIDN; translated from the coding sequence ATGGCTTGCATGGAGCTTCTCTACCTGGCCGAGGAGAGCAGACAGGTGCCCCTGGGCACCACTACTGGCTGGAGCCTGCCCCCCCATCCCTacgagcagcagcagtgtgaggGCGGTGAGGTGGACGCCAGAGCAGCCGCTGCCGTGGCAGCCctgcactgtgagcggcactGCAAGCCCTTGCAGAGGGGCCCTGTGGCTGAGCCACCCCTGGCACCCCGgccctcctccctgggcacctCGCCCCAGGAGCACCCTGCCCCCTCCAGCacgtcccagccctgccagccagcCGAGAGCTTGCCcagggatgaggatggagggaagaagaaagcctgctgctgtgcccaggaacTCGAGACATCCTTCACTTATGTGGATGAAAATGTAAATCTGGAGCATGCAAGAAGTCCCCCCACTCCTACAGGTGGCCAGGAtgcccctctgcagcagcattcctgcagggagctgccaccTGAATGGGCACATGATTCTCCTTCCTTGGTCTCTGAGGAGGATGATGCTGCCTcggaggcagcagctgggaaatccGTTGACTATGGATTCATTAGTGCCATTTTGTTCCTGGTTAGTGGCATTTTGCTGGTGATAATTTCCTACGTGGTGCCCAGAGACGTGACTGTGGATCCCAACACTGTGGCTGCCCGGGAGATGGAGAGGCTGGAGAACGAGAGCGCGAGGATCGGCGCTCACTTGGACCGCTGTGTTATCGCAGGGCTGTGTCTCTTAACCCTGGGGGGTGTGGTGCTCTCCAGCCTGCTCATGATGTCCATGTGGAAAGGGGAGCTGTACCGGAGGAGCAGGTTTGCATCCTCCAAGGAGTCTGCAAAGCTGTATGGATCTTTCAATTTTAGAATGAAGTCTGGAGCAAATGATAATATGCTTGAGCTGTCGTTAGTTGAGGAAGATGTGCTTGCCATAGATAATTAG